A stretch of DNA from Rattus rattus isolate New Zealand chromosome 1, Rrattus_CSIRO_v1, whole genome shotgun sequence:
atatatacacaaaaacacatacacacaaacacacactctttatgccacatacacacacaaacacacacccacacacatacttcttattccttacacacacatacacacacacacacatacttcttatcccttacacacacacacacacacacacacacacacacacacacatcaatgaaATGGTTGGAATTCCAGAGGGACCCACTGTGGTCCAGATCTCAAGACAATAAAAGAGATGAATAAGAAAGCCCGTCTGTTCTGTCCTGACACAGCAGGGTGGGAAAGACGCCAAGCCACACCGATTGCAGATGAGCCTATGTTTAGTTTGGAAAGGGATGTCTCAGAAAGTTCCAGAGCCACAAAGGAGTGAGGATGGAGGCTGAGAACTCTCCCAAAGGGCCAGGGTGGGCATTCCCACCCCAGAGCCCTGCCCACGCTGGGTTCAGGGAAAATTCAATAAACCTGGCACCCAGTAAAGGCCTGCCTACCCTGTCCCTTCTTGCCTTCACCCAGTCCCCGAAGCTAATGGAAGGTCAAGCCATCTCCAGGCCACTGTGGTTGAGACACGGGCTGGCTGGCACGGCATATGTGGTATTTATCTCCCACGTGCTTGTTGCTTTGTAGAAGGAAAGAGACGCTGACTTTCGGAATCTGAAGACCAGGGTTCAAGACCACCAGTGCTACTTGCCACTGTGAGATCTCTGGCAGGAGACCTCTCACCTTTCAGCCTTCGCACACTTTCTTGTGACATGGGGACCGTGACCGTCCCACCTCTGAGTCACTGCGTATGAGGACACAAATGGCCCCCGTGGTGGTTGTGAAACAGTTTAGCCCTTTACGTCATCTATAAAGACATTTATCTGCAGGTTCTCCCAGGCCTTGTGACTCCCGGGGCCCCGAGAGGTTAGCGCACGAGTGCGCGCACGTCCACGTGAGGCACCAAGGACACAGCCAACATGAACTGGGGATTTCTCCAGGGGATCCTGAGCGGCGTGAACAAGTACTCCACAGCGCTGGGCCGCATCTGGCTGTCGGTGGTCTTCATCTTCCGGGTGCTGGTGTATGTGGTGGCGgcggaggaggtgtgggatgacGAGCAGAAGGATTTCATCTGCAACACCAAGCAGCCCGGCTGCCCCAACGTCTGCTATGACGAGTTCTTTCCCGTGTCCCACGTGCGCCTCTGGGCCCTGCAGCTCATCCTGGTCACCTGTCCTTCCCTGTTAGTGGTCATGCATGTGGCCTATCGCGAAGAGCGAGAAAGGAAACACCGCCTCAAACATGGGCCCGACGCCCCGGCCCTGTACAGCAACCTGAGCAAGAAGAGGGGCGGCTTGTGGTGGACGTACCTGCTGAGTCTCATCTTCAAGGCCGCGGTGGACTCGGGATTCCTCTATATCTTCCACTGCATTTACAAGGACTACGACATGCCCCGCGTGGTGGCTTGCTCTGTGCAGCCCTGCCCCCACACCGTGGACTGTTACATCTCCCGACCCACGGAGAAGAAGGTCTTCACCTACTTCATGGTAGTCACAGCAGCCATCTGTATCCTCCTCAACCTCAGTGAGGTCGCCTATCTGGTGGGCAAGAGATGCATGGAGGTCTTCCGTCCCCGGCGCCGGAAAACTTCCAGGAGGCACCAGCTACCCGATACGTGCCCACCGTATGTGATCTCCAAAGGTCACCCCCAAGATGAGAGCACCGTCCTGACAAAGGCCGGGATGGCCACAGTGGATGCAGGTGTGTATCCATGACCTGCAGGTAGGGTTCTGAGATGACTGCCCGTCCACTGAAGCCACCCAGGAAAATGGGTGAAGGGAGTGTGGCTCTCGGCAGCAGGTCAGGCAGGGAGTATGGCTGTGGGGACTCCGGAAGTTCATCCGAGAGCTAGCAGAAGATGAGAAGCACCCTTGAGCCCCTAGATCCTGAGCCTCCAGGGACTTGATGGCTGGTGGGGATTTTATATTTGTCAATAGAGTACCTCAACCCTATTAATAAATATGCTCCAAGTGCTTTGGAGACACGTGGAGAAGTCCAGGGGTGGTGTTTCAGGTGGGTCTTTTGGAGGAAGCCAAGCTAAGTGGTCATCTGAGCCCCATCCTCACACGCACaccaaccagacacacacacacacacacacacacacacacacacacacacacacacacacacacgccaggaCAGGGAGAACAGCAAAGACAGGACCCACACCAGATGCCTCACAGCTCGCAGCAAGTTATCCATTATCcaaggcagggagacagggagcGGTGGAGACCCTGATCTGGTGCTCAGAGAGTGTAAGCCCAGTCATCCATTGTGTGTGGTATAACAGGGTCTTTGTTTTCCACTCCCTGACCTCCCAACCCACCCAATGCAGGTCCCATGCAGGGAGTACCTCGGAGGATGAGAGAATGGTACAGGAGAGCAAGTGCATGGTGGAGTCTCCCAAGGGTCCAGGGGACGTGCCACACCCCATCATCCTCCACCAAGACACTTCCCTGCATAACCTCATCCTCCCCCGTcctacaaccacacacacacacacacacacacacacacacacacacacacacacacacacacacacaccttgacaGTCTCATAAACATCTTTCtatcctggacctgcctctgAGTCCAGAAGCTGCCCCTGATAACTCTCAGGGAAAGTACTTCCATAGCGTGACTAGCAATTCCTGAATGGCCTTGCCTTCCTCCCACAAAACTGCCCTCCTCACAGAGACCCTGCCCCATTTATGGAGGGCACTGCCAATATCTAGCTGTCCAGATCAGAAGCTGGCCTATGATCCTCAAACTCCCCCAGGCCCCAACAGCTCCTTGCAGCCCCCAATCCCAGCACATCGCCTCAGGGCACTGACTCCAACCTTCTCCGTCACCCCATACAATCCTCCACAGGGCCTCTCAGATCCACCTCCATAACTGCATGGAGTGAATACTCGGTCCACGGAGGTGACGACACCATTCCTCCAGCCTTAATGTTTCTTTCAGCACACCTACCCCTAATCCCATTACCCCCAAACTGGCACTGctggcctccccctccctccatggcTCCCTCCCTCGGTTCGGTACTGATAACACATAGGTATCCTTGATACCTGTAAATGTGCCTCCGACCTTTGTCATTCCGATCATTCCTGCCTCCTCCGCAAATGGCCTCAAACCTCAAAGACAGCCTCACCACCAAGCATGCCAGctctggcctctctcctctgtcatTCTCCCAGAGTTGGAATAGCTGGTACCCATGAGTGATACCCGTCAGCCTGTGAGCCCTTTAAGGGGCAGGACGCTGAGTCACCAGGTTTGCAGCcttcaataaatgtttgctaaaTGAGTAAGTGGGCTGTGAGCCTCTTGGAGGAAAACTGTGTCTTGTTCATCTGAACCCTCTGCCACACCTGGGAACTCAGCAAAGTGGTTTTACCTCTGTTGGCTTCTCGTGGTTGACTAAATCCAGCTATCTTGCTTATGGTGAGGGAAATCCTCCAAGCCCATTGGGCAGCCTCTACATTCTATGCTGATTAGGGAGACTGGGTCAGAGTCATCTATCTTAGGTGGAGTTCCCTGGAAGCAGAGCCAGAGACAAGGCTTTGGCATCTGTGATGGCTAGAACAGGGAAGCAAGGTGGTAGCTGGGGGGCTGAGCTGGGCTAGGCATGCACCCAGGGACCTAGAGCTTGCCAGATTTGGAAGGAGGTATCATAAATGCCACCACAGAGTAGTCCCACTTGGATATACAATACTGGCCCTTTGAACACTCCTACAAGCCATTGGTTTGACCTGACCCTGGTGGCAGGAAACCCAACAGGAATTCATAGGTAGCTTTGGTTCAGTCAAGACCATTTCCCCAGGAGCTGCTACCATTGGGACATAAGAATTGGTGTCCCCAGTAAGAGGAACAATGCCACCTACTGAACCTCTGACACTAGGAGACAagggtggttctcaaccttcagcAGCCCAGAGACGCGACCACCCAGCCCAGGTACTCTCAACAGAACCCCATGGCCCTACAATATTAAAACCAAGACAGAGGCCAAGTCCAGACCAGGACACAAGCACAAACAATTCCCATCTGGAAGCCCACCCCGGGAGATGCTGCTATGTCCAGCACATTGGAAGCTCACCCTATGACATGACCATTCTCATAATACCCTCACGTTCCAGAGCGCCCATGTCCTGAACCATCTATCATCTGGCCCCGCCAAGGCCGCAGAGGTGGCTGGGGCCATTGATCTGTCTCATCCTGTCTCTCCCACGTTGTCAAgcatcctcctcctgctcttccctccAACCAGCCGTCCTCCTTCTTGAGAAATCCCCATGTGTTTCCCAGCCGTCTTCCTCTTTCGCACTCCTTCCTTTCCCGTCCATGCCACCCACTTCTCATTCATTGAAGACTGAGCCCAGAGCCAAGCAACTTCTCTTCTCTTGCCTCGGCAAGCGACCTGGGGCCACACGGACCACCTGGGCTCCACCCTGCCCTCTTTATTCCACGACTTTCTTGTCCTCTGAGACACTTAGCTTCCCACTCACAAGGCACCAGACCTTGTCATCACCCGCAGATGCCCCACCCTTTGAGCCCTTCCTTTATTCAAGTCAACAAATATTATCGGCCTCATTGTATGTCAAGTCCTCCATGTTAGGCTCTGGGAAGAGTGAAGCACACTCCCTGGGTTCACACAGCTTACATCCTGGAGAAAGAGGAGTATCAAATGCCTATTGTCTAGGGTAGCGTGGGatgctgggaggcagaagaagacgACCTGACATCCAGGCATCCGGGAAAGGGTTCCCTGGGACCTCATAAGGATACGTGGAGAAAGGGAGAGTTTGCCAAGTGCTGGAGAATGGGGCTTTGGATAGAGAAGGACACCATTTATAAATCAACAGAGGGCAAATTTGATGGCTGAAAGAAAGCCAGGCTGGCTGAGTCAGCTGAGGGGCTAGTGTTTGGAGCGAGGCCGGAACGAGGCAGGAAAGATTGTGTAATGTGTTCTTTGCAGATCCCTGTTAATGATCTTGGACTTCATCCTAAAAACAAGATCAAGTCCCTGGAAAGGTTTAtcacggtgtgtgtgtggggggggtgacgCCCGTGGTTGCAGTGTGGagggactgaggcaggatgatGTAAGGGCCTGAGAAAGAACAATGACCTGAACGGGACAGGGTGTGCACAGTGGTCATGGAGAGAAGTAACAGGGCTCAAAGCAAGACTCAGAAAGATCTGCTGATTTGGTTGAGTGAGGGGACCAAGCATGGGACAAAAAGCAGTTACACTTGCCGTCCCTAGCTCCAAATGCCAATGTCATTTAGTGAGTCCAGAGCCACAGTGGATGCACAGATTTGAGGGGGCCAAGATGGCTTCCGTTTCAAACATGTTAAGTTTGAGGTACAGATAAGATACCTGGTCATTCTCCCATCCTTTCTGGGGCCGTTGTGATCCCCAGCCCTCTTGTCTTGCTCTCTAACAGAGTATTTGTTATGGTTCTTGACATCTTGACAGCTAACTCATCTGGCCTCTCAGTTCCTTGACCTCCTTACTTCCAACAAGCTTTTTCTCTGCCACCACACCTTACCTCCTTACCTCCCGCAGCTTCATCTCCTGTCTTACCAGATCACTCAGTCTGGTTCTCACTAGAGCgattcctcttccccatcttGACCCACCCTGTTCACTGCCCATCACCTCTCTTCACAGCGTCCCCCGacatccaccaccaccccctgctCCCGAGCCCGTTCTCTCCAAGCTCAGATTCCCCAGGTCCCAGTCGGTGACTGTTAGATACTCCCCAGCCCTTGCTTTTGCTTGTCTCTCCAGTGCTTTGCCCGCTGAGCCCTTCTCCAAGAGACATCTGTTGTTGGGCCCTCTAAAGAATCACACAACTGGACCAACCCATCTGACCACGAAGCTCGTCAAGTCCCTGGCATTTCTAAGCAATCCTAGTTTCCTAAAAACTTTCCAAGAGAACTAGAATATACcctttctttcctcatctttCATTCCCCCATCCTCCCAACCCTACGGCTTGACTGGAACACAGCCACCCATGTGCCTGGGAAGCAAGAACAGGAAGCGAATTCCAGATCGTCCCACAGATACACCAACTTCCTAACACGCCCGCCCAGTCCTTCCCCTCTGCGGCATGGATGAAGCATCCCTGTGCCTGGCATCCTTTTTCTACCTGACCAGCAGACCACCTCACGTCATCTCTACTCCGGGCTGTGCTCTTTCTCCTTCACAAACCCCCTTTCTGAAAATATGCTATAACGTTtagcttctctctccctttcactcTCTCCCAATTCCATGCCTCCTCTCCAGTTTTCTACCATTGACCAAAAGCAAGGTCCTCTAAGagctctgtatgtctgtctcctctttgtCCTCCCAGTGGTCTCCAATTTGACAGACCCAGTCAGCCTTCCCAACCCGTCTTATTCCCTCAGCAGCATTTGGCCATTGAGAGCCTCCTCCCTGAGTCTCATTTTCCATTAGCCTTCAAAGAGTGATCTGCCTCTAGCTTCCACTCCACTTGTGGAATCTCCACGACTTTCCTGTGTTGtgcttcttctccatcttctaaaTCTCTAAATGTAAGATGCTCCAGGGCCCAGTTCTCTCAGTTCTGTTGGTCAGTACTGTCCATAGAACCATCTATGTGTTTGGGTAGATGGTTTGTATGTCCACAGCCAACTTCTTCCGTGAGGGGCATAGTCACATGTCCAACTTCCTGACTGAGAGCAGATTCACATTCCCACATCTTGTCCCGGATGGAGGATGACCTACCTCATCCATTCACCTACTCAGTCAAAAACTCAaacctgggaagatggctctgttGGTGAGTGCCTTTTGTGCAAGTACAGAACCAAACACCCATATAAAAAACTGGGAAGCCATACCCATGGCCCCAAGACtactggagaaagagaaggatttGGGAgacttgctggccaccagcctagacCCTGATtcaatgagagacactgtctcaaaggaataaagtaGAACATGATAGATAGATCAGGACAGAGGACATCTTCCTTTGGCCTTCACACATGCATAcgtaggtgcacacacatataccataccacaacacacagaaacacacacacacacacacacacacacacacacacacatagaagaagggaaaagaaaacacctAGGAGCCTCTTTCTTCATAATCACACCCACATCCCTGGCAAGTCATATTGGCAGTAAttccaaaatatattcaaaaccCCATCTCTT
This window harbors:
- the Gjb4 gene encoding gap junction beta-4 protein, with the translated sequence MNWGFLQGILSGVNKYSTALGRIWLSVVFIFRVLVYVVAAEEVWDDEQKDFICNTKQPGCPNVCYDEFFPVSHVRLWALQLILVTCPSLLVVMHVAYREERERKHRLKHGPDAPALYSNLSKKRGGLWWTYLLSLIFKAAVDSGFLYIFHCIYKDYDMPRVVACSVQPCPHTVDCYISRPTEKKVFTYFMVVTAAICILLNLSEVAYLVGKRCMEVFRPRRRKTSRRHQLPDTCPPYVISKGHPQDESTVLTKAGMATVDAGVYP